GCCTCACGCTCGGCCTCGTGGAAGCGGGCCAGCAGGTCGGGCGGGCGCGGTGACTCCTCGAACAGCACCCGGTGCAGGCGCGGGTCGCGGGTGTGCAGCTCGGCGCAGGCGCCGACCACCGCCGGGAGCCACCGGTCCACCGGGACGGGGCCGTCAGGGAGACCGGCGAGGCTGACCCGGACCGCCTGGGCGGTCTCGTCGACGTGTTCCAGCGCCAGGGTCAGCAGGATCGAGTCCTTGTTCGGGAAGTACTGGTACAGCGAACCCACCGAGAGTCGGGCCTCGGCGGCGATCCGGTCGGTGGTGCCGGCGGCGTGGCCGTACTCGGCGAAAACGCGAGCCGCCGCGTCGAGGATGCGCCGACGGGTCTGCCAGGCGCGCTGCTGCCGGGGCGTCTTCCTGGGCTGATGCGGTGCGGGCCGGGGTGGCACCGGGCGACTCCAAACGCGAGTAAACAAAGCGAGGTATTCCTCATATCATAGCCATGAGCAGGTAAAACGATGAAAGGTGGAGTGTGGAATCCGGTCGGCGTACGTACCAGGAGGTCACCCGGTGGCTCGACTACCAGCGCTTCTATCCCACATGGCTGCGCAGCGACGTCGACGACGCCCCGGCCGAGGAGTGGTGGCGCTGGCGGGGGCTGGACGTGCACCTGGACCGGCTCGCCGCACCGGATGCCCCGGTGAAGCTCCTCCTGCTGCACGGCGCCGGTGGGTACGGGCGGATGCTCGCCCCGTACGCGCGGATGCTGGCCCATCTCGCCCCGGTGGAGGTGCTCGCCCCGGACCTGCCCGGTTACGGACTGACCCGCGGTGACCGACCGGTGGCGTACCCGGAGTGGATCGACTGCGTCGCCGACCTCGTGGCGGCGGAACAGGCCCGCGACGGCCGTCCCGTCTTCCTCCTCGGCGCCAGCATGGGCGGCATGCTGGCGTACTCGGTCGCCGCCACCGTCGACGTCGCCGGCCTGGTCGTCACCTGCCTGCTGGACCCGCGTGACGTCACCGCGCGGATGCGGATGACCCGTCTGCCGGCCATTGGCCGCGTCACGCCGTCCCTGCTCGGCCCGGCCCGGCCGCTCGACGCCTGGCGGGTGCCGATGCGCTGGATCGCGAACATGGGCGCGATGAGCAACGACCCGGCCCTCACCGCGCTGGTCGCCACCGATCCCTCCGGCGGCGGCAACCGGGTCGCACTCCGCTTCCTGCGGACCTTCCTCACCTCCGCCCCGCCGGTGGAGCCGGAGGCGTTCACCGCCTGCCCGGTGCTCATGACGCACCCGGCGGACGACCGCTGGACGCCGGTCGCGCTCAGCCGTGCCTTCTTCGACCGCATCGCCGCCGACAAGCGGCTCGTGCTGCTGGAGCGGGCCGGACACCTGCCCGTCGAGGAACCGGGACTGACCCAGTTGGGGCAGGCCGTCAGCGACTTCGTCAGCTGACCGTCGACGCTGACGGCGGGTGGGTCAGCGCGGCACGACACCGTTCTGGTATGCCCAGACCACCGTCTGCAACCGGTCCCGTACGCCGATCTTGGCCATCGCCCGGCCGAGGTGCGACTTGACGGTGCTGGTCTCGATGAACAGCTCGGCGGCGATCTCCACGTTCGACAGACCCTGGGCGAGCAACCCGACGATCTCGGCCTCCCGTGCGGTGAGCTGGTGCGCGGCCACCGCGTCGGTGCGCGGTGCGGCGGTGCGGCGGGCGAACTCGGTGATCACCCGGCGGGTGACCGCCTGGTCGACGAGGCCGTACCCGCCGGCCAGGCGGCGTACCGCCTCGATCAGCTCGTCGGGTTCGCAGTCCTTGAGGATGAACCCGCTGGCACCGGACTCCAGCGCGCCGAAGACGTACTCGTCGAGGTCGAACGTGGTCACCACGAGCACGGCGGGCGGCGTCTCGGTGGCCTCGGCGACGATCCGGCGGGTGGCGGTGAGCCCGTCGCCGCCGGGCATCCGGACGTCCATGCAGATGACGTCCGGCCGGTGCCGGCGGGCCAGGTCGACCGCCGCGTCGCCGTTCGACGCCTCGGCCACCACCTCGATGTCCCCGGCCTGCTCCAGGATCACCCGGAATCCCATCCGCACCACCGCCTGGTCGTCCACGAGCATCACCCTGATCACGCCGGGTCCCCCTTCGCGGTCGCCGTCGCCGAGCGCGCGGCCTCCGGTGCGGTCGGCAGGCTCACGGTGACCGACCAGCCGCCGTCGGCGGTCGGCCCGGCGGTGAACTCGGCACCGATGAGCTGGGCGCGTTCCCGCATGCCCACCAGGCCCACGCCGCCGGTGGTGCGGGCCGCCGGCTCGGGCCGTCGAGGCGGCGGATCGTTGCGTACCTCGAGCGTCACCCGGCGGTCCAGGTAGCGCAGGGCCACCCGGACCGGGGCGCCGGGGGCGTGCTGGCGGGCGTTGGAGAGCGACTCCTGCGCCACCCGGTAGAGCGCCACGTCGGCGATCGGCGGCACCTCGCGCGGCTGCCCCTCGCGGACGAACCCGACCGGGCCGCCGAGGTCACCGGCGGTGCGGACGAGGTCGTCGAGGACGGCCAGGCCGGGCACCGGGACCGTGCCGTCGCCCGCGTCCGCCCCGGTCCGTCCGCGCAGCACCCCCACCACCAGCCGCAGGTTGTCCAGGGTCTGCTTGCCCTGGGCTCGGATCCAGGCCACCCCGGCACGGGCCGCCGCCGGATCGCGGTCGATCAGCCGCTCCACCGCCGCCGCCTGCACCACCATGCCGGAGAGGTGGTGGGCGGCCACGTCGTGCAGCTCCCGCGCCATCCGGGACCGCTCCGCGCCGATCGCCGCCTGCACGCCTGCCCGCTGTGCCCGGACCGCCTCGTCGGCGCGTACCTTGACCAGCTCGACGTAGCGCCGGTAGGTGGCGACGTAACCGCCGACGAAGGCCGCGCCGAGGTAGGTCAGGGCACTGGCGGTGAAGCTGCCGAGCACGGCGAGCAGGACGTCGGGGACGGCGAGGACGGCGGTGGTGACCACCGCCCCCGCCGTCTCCACCAGCGTGGCGGCCCCCGCGATCAGCAGCGCCGTCCGGACCGGCCGCAGCGTGCCGACGGTGTACGCGGCGACGAACGGTGCGATGCCCCGGATTGACATCTCCGGCAGGGACAGCCCGACGATCGCCAGTTGCAGGGCGACGACCAGGGCGAGACAGAGCCGTGGACGCACCCGGCGCAGGCAGAGCAGCATCGCCTGCACGCCGCAGAGCCCGAGCACCGGCCAGGCCCGCTCCGGGTCGACGGAGAGCCCCTCCGCCGGTGCGACGATCCAGAGCAGCAGCGCCAGCAGCAGCAGGGTGAGCACGGTGACCGCCGCCGCGAACAGGCCGTCCCGGGCGAAGCGGCCGGTCACGCCGAGTCGGGTGAGCTGCTCGTCGAGCCGCCTGGTCAGCCGGGGCGACCGGGGCGTCGCCTCGATCTGCGGATCAGGGTGGGTGCTCATGCGGTGGACATCCTTGCTCCGGTCCGTCCCGGATCGACGTGTCAGTAGGAGATGCTAGGCGCGAGCAGCATGAACTCGACGGCGAACCAGCCCGTACCGGCCAGGGCCAGCAGGATCAGGGCGCTGGCGGTGATCCGGTGCCAGCCGACGCGACGGCGTACGTCGTCGACCAGCCGCACCGTGGCGGGCAGCACCCCGAGCAGGCCGATCAACTGGAGCGCCTGCACGGTGCGCAGAGAGGTGGCGGAGACGTCCTGCAACCCCATGACGGCCACGACGCTCACCGCCCAGCCGGTCAGCGCGAGCAGCGCACCGGCGACCGCGACGCGGCTGAGCACCCGCGCGGTGCGTCCGGCCCGGTCACGACGCGGCCGACCGAGGACCCGTCGGACGAGGGCGCCGAACGGCCAGGAGAGCACCGTCAGCGCCAGCACCAGGACGGAGACGCCGAGCACCGGTACGACCACCGCCGTGGCCCGTGCCGGCTCGACCGGCAGCAGGGTGAACGCGGAGTCGTAGCTGATCGCCGTCACCCGGTCGTCGGTGACCCGCATCGCCAGCAAGCGATGCCCGCCCACCTCACGCCAGACCCAGGGGGTCACCTCCTCGTACAGGGCAGGGGTGGCCGACAGCGGGCCCGGCTCGAACAGCAGTCGGTTGTCGTCGGCGACGCTGACCGTGGTCCGGCCGACCAGACCGATCAGGGTCAGGAAGTTGCTGTGGATCCCGCGTGAGTCGGTGTACGTGCCGACTGCGGCGGCGGCGTGTGCGGCGCTGGTCTCCGCGTCGACGCCCGCCGGTCGCTCCGACATGGCCGGGAAGTAGCGGTCGGCGAAGCCGTTGACCACCGCCTGGCGCAACTCGTGGCTGTCCAACTGGCCCCGGCCACCGCCGTTGAGCGAGAGGAAGATGCCGGCCCGTTCCTGGGGATAGATCTGCAGGTGCGAGTGGAAGTACATGGTGTCGCCGCCGTGGCCGAGGATGTGTCGGCCGTTGCGGCTCTCGTCGAAGAGCCCGAGCGTCATCCGGGGGCCGTCCGCGAGGGTGCCGAGCGAGGTGGCGTCGAGCCCGGGACGCTGCATCAGCTCGCGGGTGGGCGCGTCGAGCAGCGGCCCCTCGCCGACCGTCTCGCCGGTCAACGCCAGCATGAAGCGGGCCATGTCGGTGGCGGGTGCGCTCAACGCGCCGGCCGGGGGAGTGCCGACGATCTCGAACGGGCCGGCGACACCGGCGGCGTCGTACCCCTTCGCCACCCGATCGGCCAGGGCCGGAGGCAGCGGCTGCGCGAACGTCGACGACGCCATCCCGGCCCGGGCCAGGACGTTGCGGTCGACGTACTCCTCGAACCGCGTCCCGCTGACGTGCTCGACGATGTATCCGGCCAACGCGTTGCCGTAGTTGGAGTACGCGGGCACGGTGCCCGGCCGGTAGATCTGCTCCGGCGGGTCGGTGGCCAGGGCCTTGCGCAGGTCGGGGCTGCCGCCGTCGAGGCCGATCAGGCCGGCGACCCGCTCCTCGAATCCGGCGGTGTGGGTCAACAGGTGCCGCAGGGTGACCGGCTCGTCGTAGCGGCGGGGCACGGTGAAGTCCAGGTACTCGTCGACGTCGGCGTCGAGGTCCAGGTCGCCGCTCTGCACGAGCTGGAGGACCGCGACGGCGGTGACCAGCTTCGACACCGAGCCGACCCGGAACAGGTGCCGGTCCGGGTCGACCGGTACGGCCTGGCCGGAGCCGGAGCCGGAGCCGGAGCCGGAGCCGGAGCCGGTGTCCGCATGGCCGTAGCCACGGGCGGTCAGGATCTCGCCGTCGCGGACGACCGCGACGGTGGCACCCGGGATGCCGGTCCGCTGGAGCGCGGCGGGCAACAGGCCGTCGAGCCAGGCGTCGAGGTCGGCGGCGTTCAGCGCGGCCGGGTCGGCCGGTACGCCCGGAGCGGGCGGCGTGGGAACGGACAGGACGGTCGGTGCGGCGCCGCACCCGGCGGCGGTGGCGACGGCGACCGCCGCGACCAGGGCCGCGCCGAGTCGACGCAGGCGGAACGCCCGGGACCGGGCGGGATCGTGGCGAGACATGTCGGGCTGCCTTCCAGGCCGATCGGGTGTCCGGAGGGGTCCGTGCGGCGTCACCCGGTGCCTGAGAGAAGCCTGCGTGAAC
Above is a window of Verrucosispora sp. NA02020 DNA encoding:
- a CDS encoding TetR/AcrR family transcriptional regulator; translation: MPPRPAPHQPRKTPRQQRAWQTRRRILDAAARVFAEYGHAAGTTDRIAAEARLSVGSLYQYFPNKDSILLTLALEHVDETAQAVRVSLAGLPDGPVPVDRWLPAVVGACAELHTRDPRLHRVLFEESPRPPDLLARFHEAEREAAAAVESLLRRDPDLTPADPERSARVVVAVVESLVHRFVAQQPDRISEPELTGEIVAVVTGYLGRATVS
- a CDS encoding alpha/beta hydrolase, giving the protein MESGRRTYQEVTRWLDYQRFYPTWLRSDVDDAPAEEWWRWRGLDVHLDRLAAPDAPVKLLLLHGAGGYGRMLAPYARMLAHLAPVEVLAPDLPGYGLTRGDRPVAYPEWIDCVADLVAAEQARDGRPVFLLGASMGGMLAYSVAATVDVAGLVVTCLLDPRDVTARMRMTRLPAIGRVTPSLLGPARPLDAWRVPMRWIANMGAMSNDPALTALVATDPSGGGNRVALRFLRTFLTSAPPVEPEAFTACPVLMTHPADDRWTPVALSRAFFDRIAADKRLVLLERAGHLPVEEPGLTQLGQAVSDFVS
- a CDS encoding response regulator transcription factor, giving the protein MLVDDQAVVRMGFRVILEQAGDIEVVAEASNGDAAVDLARRHRPDVICMDVRMPGGDGLTATRRIVAEATETPPAVLVVTTFDLDEYVFGALESGASGFILKDCEPDELIEAVRRLAGGYGLVDQAVTRRVITEFARRTAAPRTDAVAAHQLTAREAEIVGLLAQGLSNVEIAAELFIETSTVKSHLGRAMAKIGVRDRLQTVVWAYQNGVVPR
- a CDS encoding sensor histidine kinase, with the protein product MSTHPDPQIEATPRSPRLTRRLDEQLTRLGVTGRFARDGLFAAAVTVLTLLLLALLLWIVAPAEGLSVDPERAWPVLGLCGVQAMLLCLRRVRPRLCLALVVALQLAIVGLSLPEMSIRGIAPFVAAYTVGTLRPVRTALLIAGAATLVETAGAVVTTAVLAVPDVLLAVLGSFTASALTYLGAAFVGGYVATYRRYVELVKVRADEAVRAQRAGVQAAIGAERSRMARELHDVAAHHLSGMVVQAAAVERLIDRDPAAARAGVAWIRAQGKQTLDNLRLVVGVLRGRTGADAGDGTVPVPGLAVLDDLVRTAGDLGGPVGFVREGQPREVPPIADVALYRVAQESLSNARQHAPGAPVRVALRYLDRRVTLEVRNDPPPRRPEPAARTTGGVGLVGMRERAQLIGAEFTAGPTADGGWSVTVSLPTAPEAARSATATAKGDPA
- a CDS encoding serine hydrolase — encoded protein: MSRHDPARSRAFRLRRLGAALVAAVAVATAAGCGAAPTVLSVPTPPAPGVPADPAALNAADLDAWLDGLLPAALQRTGIPGATVAVVRDGEILTARGYGHADTGSGSGSGSGSGSGQAVPVDPDRHLFRVGSVSKLVTAVAVLQLVQSGDLDLDADVDEYLDFTVPRRYDEPVTLRHLLTHTAGFEERVAGLIGLDGGSPDLRKALATDPPEQIYRPGTVPAYSNYGNALAGYIVEHVSGTRFEEYVDRNVLARAGMASSTFAQPLPPALADRVAKGYDAAGVAGPFEIVGTPPAGALSAPATDMARFMLALTGETVGEGPLLDAPTRELMQRPGLDATSLGTLADGPRMTLGLFDESRNGRHILGHGGDTMYFHSHLQIYPQERAGIFLSLNGGGRGQLDSHELRQAVVNGFADRYFPAMSERPAGVDAETSAAHAAAAVGTYTDSRGIHSNFLTLIGLVGRTTVSVADDNRLLFEPGPLSATPALYEEVTPWVWREVGGHRLLAMRVTDDRVTAISYDSAFTLLPVEPARATAVVVPVLGVSVLVLALTVLSWPFGALVRRVLGRPRRDRAGRTARVLSRVAVAGALLALTGWAVSVVAVMGLQDVSATSLRTVQALQLIGLLGVLPATVRLVDDVRRRVGWHRITASALILLALAGTGWFAVEFMLLAPSISY